ATAGTTGGTTGCCATATGGTTATCCGCACAATAGATACAAGCTTTAAACAAATCTTGTTAACaaatattattttctaAATAGATGATCAGTACTATGGACAGCTTAATATCTTACTTTACGATTAAGTACTTATTCTTGTTTCGACTTCCcagaaaactcaaaatataaaatattaAAGTTAtaaaattacaaaatattatatataaaaCTTCAGTACTATATAAAGGTACAATTAAAGTACATTTAAAACTTCCCAATCATGTCATTTGCCCGGGTTTGTGCTAAACCTAAGGCATGTCTGATCATATCACTCGTAAACGGGCTTCCATTCCCCCTCTCAATAGTAACGCTCACAAATTCGCCCTTTCCGTTACTCAATGCAGTGATTCTTTTTGATATATCGTTTTCGGCATCTCCTTCAAGGTCGGCCAATAATATTGAGTTACTCTCCATCTCACCACCGTGcatttcctcatcttctCCTGCACCTCCATCGTTAGCATCGTACATATCAGCAATACCAAAGGTACTCGCCCAGCAAATTCTATCTTCTCTTAATTTCAAATCCCTATATTCCGTTGGATCACATACCaaatcaaaactttgaatattaaCATTTGCATTTCTTTTACCTCCCCGGGTCCTCATAATACTCTCTCTTTCATTGAGATACACGTTTGGAAGCTTGGTGTCCCTTAGTGCCTTCACTAGTGCAGCATAACATTGATCAAATAAGGGGCCCGTTTTACCAAAGACTTCCAATCTGGCATACAATACAAAACTGaactttttcttgattgcACCAACTTCATCGCCGGTGATTATCACAACTTCCCCTTTTTCATCCATACTTTGTAGTCCAACATTGACCCTTAATTCTTCTCTACTTATCAATCCAGAATGCAAAACACTTGCATATAACTGTTCACCTAAACCAATTTCCTCAGGACCTGGCGGTGCATTAGATCCTCTGGCAATTTCGACCACGGGATAAACTGCACCATTCTCATTCAACAAATCGCCACCTAGCAACTCAATCTCTTCCTCATTGCCTCTTTCTTCATCGACAATGATGTCTGCATCCAACCTCATTCTATAATCATTAATGGCTTCAAAATCGTCTTCAACTACACCTGCGCTAATGGTACAGATAATAGATGTTCCTCCACATTTGACGCTCGATGATCCTATAACACTAGTCGAATCGTTTGCCCTATCTTCAGTATTATACCTCGATATACCGGCCTTTGAGATAACTACTGGCTTaaactcttcaaattctCGTAATGATGGTCTATATCCTGCTGAAATATACTTTTGCAAGGTAATATCCGGAGCAATTAATGCTAATTCGGATGGTGAAAACACTGTGTTTTTGAGTACTACGCTTGTCTCCATATCTGGTATTTCTTAGCGTAATTTTATCACTATATATTTCTTATGGAATTGTTGATAGAATAAAAGCATCtacaaaaatgaaagaaaaaaaaaacgaataaaaaaggaaaaactaTATTGcgaaatcaatttttttgtgtGCACAAACATGTACAATGcaaaattattttcatACTCTACAAGAAGCTATTATAAAATGGGTACTTTAATCAATCTTGTCTCCATCAAAGACATATGGAATGGGTTTAGTATATGAATTAACACCCATACCTTCGCCGTTATTATTATCTCTATCATCCCTAATATTCTCAATTCTTGGGCTACTACAGAAAACACTTTGAACTTCTTTATTATCTTTAATCTTACGTCTCTTATTCCCATCATCTACGTCAAGGTGATTCTCAGTTATTTCTTCAGTCCTATTCAGAGGAGCTTCATCGCTAGACTCGGAATCTATGGTATTGCCTGAATTGTTTTTCCTCAGAAGCTTCTCTTTAAGCTTCTTACTTAcctcttctcttttctttctgaCTTCACTTGCCatattctcaaaaaaatcaccACCCAATGGTGTTTCAGTTCTTCTACGGTAAAAAAGTAGATATGCACTCCCTTTAATAGCTTCACTTGGATCATCAACTGGTGAGACCCTAGAATCGTCAAAATAATACCATTTACCGTCAACAAAATTTTTGACATAAGACGTGTAGTGACCACCACCAAGCCCTCCAAAATGATTATCAACTGCAAATAAATCGTAGATCAACCCTTTATCCCTGCCAGATACATGAAATGTTAAATCTAGACCCTCAATAGGGAATTCAACCGTAGTATCGACTTTGTCACTGAAGCTCCTATAACTCTTGAATCTCTTTAAATGTATAGTTAGAATATCAGGAACAGACCATAATTCAATCTTCTTAGTCGCTTGTCTATGTTCTTTACACGCTGGGCAGTACCATAAATCATTCGAACCTAACACTTCAGGCTTTGAAAATAGCTCGAGGCAGTCATATAGCGTCAATGGTTTCATAGAAGTATTTTCTATTGACTCGTTTTCCTCCCCTAAATCTTTACCAATGCCAAATTCCAGATCCACCCATGTATTGTTATATGCAAAGCAAGCGTTGTAGTTATCCTCTTCAAATTCGTTGATTATAGCTACGTAAGGCTTGATGATTTCCTTTCTTAGCTCCTTTGAGTAACTCGTAACACCAATGTTAGaattcttgtttgaaaGCAGAGAAATTGATACAGCCGATGACGGTACTCGTGAAGACAATgaaggtgatgatgatgatgatgatgatgatgaggtAGTATAAGAGGATGCAGAAGAGGAATCAGAGGACCTAGAAGATGGTGATAAGCTAGGTGAACCGTACCTAGAGACTTCTGACATTGTATCTGAATGTTCATTGGCTGTGATATATTCGGCTGATTCGGGTGTCGTGTCCACCTCAGAACTACCATTTGATCCTGATGTGGTGCCGATGAAACGACAACTTTTCTCTAAACCAGATTCCCCCATGACTTCACCATGAGGTTTTGGCGCTTCATCAACATAACCGTCCTTATCTAATTTATCAGTAAACTTTTCATCCACTCTTTGATTACATTTTATACCTTCCATGTCTTGGCCTTTATATAGGTATAATTGTCGTTTCAATCTTGGAAGTTCATCTAGTAAATTTGGAAGATCATTCTTCCAAATATATTTGGCAACTGTTGGTAAAAAGAAGGGAGATGTGATTTCACGAGATCCAACTGAATCGTTGCCATTTGTCGGATCAAGAATTTTTGTAACAAACAGTTCATCTGTAGATGACAAGGGTGAGGCATAGGAAATCATAGAAGCGACatcgtcttcttcaactaATCCTCTTTCAACTTGTTCAACAAATGATCGATAGTGAAGTGTATCTTTTGAATCACCATCACACTTCATGAATCCTTCAGTATCTTTGAAATCGGAAAACGTGTATTTTCCATATTCTGTATCAGCATGATTTTTaaaaacttcatttttgCTCAATTGTGAATATTTCGCATTTAGTTTCTGCTGAATTTTTCCATATGACAATCTATCTTCGTCAGTTAGCGATATTATAAATGGAAGAGCAAAGTTATTTTTATAGTGGTTACCTTTAGGTACACTATAAACAGGAAATAGCATTGATGTTTCGTTTTCCCGAGGAACTTCATAAAACCAGATATCCTCATCAGCAGGAATTAAGTCAGAAATAGCTGTCTTCTCCGAGTCAAATTTAGGATCCTCAAAAACAGTAGTGATTGCATATCGGTATACAATAACACCAATTAAATCATTTGGATTTATCCCTGTATGCTCTCCAATATATTTCTTAAAGTCCCCATAAGACATATCCGTTTGGACTTTGGCCTTTACAGTAAAAGGTAAACCTTTATTAGGTAATATGCTCAACTTACTAGACCATGTTTTGTTGTTAGGTAAAGGTAATGTCAGGTCATTATAGGGATCAAAAGTGATGCTAATTTTATTGCATTCCGGACAAGTCAACGTAGATTTGTATAAGGCAACGAATAAGTCAACAATAACAGAATTATTTCTCAACTTGTGGGCGTCCCAACATTTTTTGGCTAAGGCCATAATTGCCTCGTCATGTTGAGTTTCACCTTCTGCTAATTCGGGCCTTTCGACGTATGGCTTTGTTATAACCCTGTTTAAGTCTTCATGTAGGCCATCTAATAAATAAGCAATAAATTCCTGTGAATCCTGTTGGTGGTAGCCagaaaacattgaattGAAGTGACCAATTGTATATTTGAAGTCACGAGGAGCATATGAAGTTTGTGTTCCTATGTATTTTTTATCGAACATTGACGTTATAAGTGCACCAAAAGATTGAGCAACTTCACCACCATTCCCTAATGGGTTAGTTCTATTAAGCTCCCCTTCAAAATAACGATATAGAAAATATGAATTCAATTCAGGAATATGCATCAAACACTGCAATGCTGAGTTCATAAAACAGGTATTTCCTAAATTATTCAATCCAACCAAGCCAGAGCTCAAAATAACGTCAGACccaaaatcaagaaaaaacatTCCATCATTTTGTCTAACTTCCAGCATGATGTGACCTGAGGTGAAATTTTTTAGAGTTTGAACTCTATTTTCCTTGAGTtcaactatttttttttgttttatattcttcaatgttGCCGGAAGTATTACGGTTGGCAAGTTTGGGGATTCAAGTTCAATTTTCCATAGTCTAATATTCCCCAGGTCGGTATTGTTTAGGTCAAAAACCGACAAAACCCTTTGGTACAGGTCCTCTAAACTGTTAAAGGTGGAGATGTTTAGTTCGCTCTGGCTATTTTTATTATAAATGAACTTGTTAACTTGCGATGCATTGTTGCTGAATATATGGGGCATAATTGTAAGTGGATTGAGATCAAGTATGAGTTTTTGGTCAGTAAGGGAATATACGGTTTCACGCTGAATAATTTGATGGTCTGTTTCAATACCAAAAGTGTCGTGTAGAAACTTAAATTGCTCAAAAGAGATAAAACTAAGATCTAAATTGTCTAGGCACGTTCCAATAGGAATCGTTCTGAGTGGGCCTATCATGGCAAATGTGAAAGTATTCCGATCGTACTCTCTGGTCATaaaactttgaaaccaGTTTGGCTCGATATAAAAGTAATTAATACCTGCTTGTGGTGGTGGTGGGGGAATCGACATATACCGTTTACGTATCTCTAGCAAACTTTGGTATGGTGTCAGTACCTctgatttttgattttcagaGTCTTCAAAAGATGTATCAATCAAACTTTCACTTGGCAAAGTAACAGTGGCATCAAGCTCTGGATCAGATATCCCTGCCTCTCCATCTTGATTGAGAATACTTTCGGAGGAAGGTAAATTATTGTGTGCACATAATTGCAAGTGAGAAAACATATCATTATTCTCGCTCATGTTTGTCCTTGTAGTAGTTATATTCACATTTCCAGGTATCATAGCCAGTGACTCATTGGAGCTTTTAGTAGGGTCTTGTGACTTGGAAGGAATATTCTCAGACACATTTTGTGAAATATTCAGATCCACGTCTTTCAATTTTCCTATAGAATCCAAGCCCTGTGTCATTTAGGCCAAGCACTATGATTTAGAGGTGAGATAgtgaaaaaacaaatatcTCTTACTTTACCTGAAATACTGAGCTCAGATTAAAGGGAAAAACATGTTGACAAGGAAAACGATTTCGCCTGTGCGAGGAggttcaatttttcattgttcTCCAATCAATTTGTAAGCGGATGCCAGTTTAAATTTGGTGCATGTCTAGATACGCCTTCTAACTAACAGCAAGGTCTTGATGAGAACCCATAGCCTAATAACTAATTTGTATATCGGGGGACACACATTTTATGTAACGGTTTGTCGAAACCATcaagtcttcaaaatatttgatgGTTATTATATACGAAATACGTATTTTGGGAAAACCATCACAAATCTTTAATCTTGTTTATCTGTTGAGGTGTATGAATGCTAATTTGTTGAACAGTATTCACAATTCTGTATATGACACCGTAATTTAGTGTTTGCAATTTGCAATTTGAGGTATAAACTAGGAATACTCTCAAGAGCGGACCATTATTTGACATTTTGGTTTAGCGGCCTTCAGCTTCTTTTTGCTCAACCATTTTGCGTGGCAAAACCGAACAAGCAAGATATTTCCCAGTCATGAATGAAAGAGAATTAGTGAACGAATTCCTTTGTCTGTTggatttcaaagaaagaaatgttCAGAGTGATGAATTTACTTCAATGGTATGCAAATGGGATGTTTTTTCCGATTATGATGAAACCAAGACTTTGGATGATATAGTTAAATATGACAACCGTATCTGGGAATGTGGGGAAATTCGGTACATGTTGTTTTATGATGATAACTATGTTAAAAAAGGAATGCTTAAGTTAATTAGTTTATTCCAGGATGAGGCATTTCTAAATAAGAACATCCTTTTTAAGAGGAAAATGCTCATGATAATATTTCAGTTAGTAAGAGCTTCCGTTATTAATAAGGTTAGGGTGTATTCCTCTCAATTGGTTGACGCTATTCTTggaaatattgaaaagaaacatgATGAGATAATCTACAAAATTAGCTGTTGCTTGATGTTGGAATTTGTGGAACTTGGGTATGATTCTGTTCAATTTAAAAGATTCCAATCGGTTATTCAAAGTGACGAAGAAATAATGAGAAAGTTACAAAACATCTTCACCGACGGCAATTATCTTTACAATTCTCTGGTTTTTGATTCATTCAATCAGGAATTAATCATGAGAGGACTCACATTGAAGAGTACTACATCATCTTTCATGGTTTCCTGCTGGGTAAGACTTTCAAGTTTATGTTGGTATAAACCCGGTGACCAGGACCATGAAGGGTACAGAATTTTTGAACTATTACATCCCAATGGTTCTCTGTTTGTTTCTTACACAATTGATAATGGAGAGTTGATTCTAAAAACTTCTACAGAGGAACATTCGTTTGagtgttttcaatttcaactaGACAAACTTTATAATATCTCAATTGCACACGTTTGTGAAGGAAAGAAGATGACAAGGAttgatgttttccttgatgGTAATTTGATTCAACCCAAAGTCGTACAGAACATATTTAACCAAGCTATTTCAGGGTCATTTTTTCTGCCTTCAAACTTGagtttggatttgattgtATCTGGGCCTCCGCACAGTCATCAAGTGATGgaaatttccaatatttATGTTGTTGAGTCGGATAAATATCGTGATTGGGTCACCTGTTTTTACGCATTGGGTCCCAATTATTCTGGATCTTTCGCCGATTCAGACGTCTCACGGTTTGTTAACTCTAATACATTATGCCAAAGTGAACGCAATATTCCTACAAACCCCGAAACGTCATTGTATAACATATCGAGGCTAGATTCTAAAGAGTTAACTCTTGTATTTAACTCTGCCTCCACATCCAACTCAGAGATTGTGTATTACGTCAAGGTTGAGGGGAAACTGAAACAGCTTTGTTTTAAAAATGATGCAgtttttatcaaaaggGGCAAATCAATATTGAATTCATTAGACGCCTGTGGGGGGTATATATGGTGTTTGACTTTGGTTGCAAATGCGAGTACCGCAGCCTGTTTGATACAAGCCTTAGAGTTTCTATTTGAGTTGCTCAGCTATtataaatattttgaaaccCGATTTACCAGAAGTTGTGGCTATGAGATTCTGGCCGTCCttttaaaatcaaagagaaaattctTGAATACTAACATTCTTGAATTGGTCCTAAAATACACGGGCTACAATGATTCAAACCCAGATCAGTCATATATCAGACACACTGTTGCATATAAAACCCTTATCTTAGATTTCGATATATGGCAGTCGACTTCAAATATTCAGAATGATAATATGAATCAGTTCTTGTTATATCAAATTAGTGTATTCTCTCAGGAAAGTCAATACTCGGCTtataatagaaacaaattaaaggaaatgaaGACTGCAAAAAAGGTACTtctaaatttgaaaaagggAACATTTGGTCAAATACTACTGGATACTATTTCAAATACCCTAATGATTGAAGCTAAATACAATcattcaaatgaatttgTGAGGTTACTATTGGAGCATGTTATATATTCCTTAAATAGGGAGCAATCAAGTAAATACCAATTTGAACTAGGGGGTGCTGTCATTCTGAAGATTGTGAAGTCACTAATTGAgagcaacaacaagatTAACGGGGCTCTCAGCACgaaatttttgtttactGCATTACAAGGGCCCAGTGATATGCGAGAGATTGCACTGGATATTCTTCTTAATTATATCACctcaaatgtttcaatatatttggCGTTTGTAAAGCAAGGGGGGTTTTACATTACACTATACTCTCTCAGAAATGATTTTGCAAATTACAAAATTCTGAACAAGTTATATGGAGCTACATTTGGTTTAgattttttggaaaacgAAATCTACACTTTAAGTGAACTAGCTGCTCGCACGCACACCAAAGAGGTGAGATCCGTCAAAAACACATATTATTTTACGTTGCTAACCAACTTGATGCGCTTTGGagcaaattcaatgatttctGAGGATGTTATCCGAGATTATGTAAATAtgctttttattttaaagaaaaatgatgaatttaCAGCTAAGTTTCTCATGAATACGGAGCTAATCAATTCCATCTTATTTGTTGCcacaactttgaaaaagaatgaaTCGTCCTTacttgaaaagtttttggaGTTTTTAACCAGGTTGCTTATTGACGAATTATACACAGATAATGAACAGACACTTATaatgatggaaaaaatGTATCATGATAGTCCAAATGAATTCAGTCTGATCATGATTCCCTTGATTCTACgtaaaatgaaaacatttgaaCACCTGATGAACTTGTTATTTGCCAATTTAAACAAAGCAACTCGGCTAGCCAAACTTTTGATCAAATATTTACAGAATAAgattgatgttgaaattgataagTTGGAATATTTACAAAGCATGGAGAACGTCGTTTTGGTTATCCCAAGATTAACACAAGCTTCGGAATCTTTTTCTGCCTTAATTCCTATTGCACAAATACTAACAAAAGAATATGTTAAGTCGTATCTTCTGATGTTCAGGTattatttagaaaatttGGGAAACTTGAATAAGGACCATCAATcagaaattttgaaaatttttggAAGGATGTTTATGTCAAATCCAGAAATCTTATTAAAGAACTTAGACTCCAAGGGGTTTTGTTTGCTGATTGCCTGCTTTATGAAATTATTAAAACTAAACACTTCATTAGCAGCTAACTGCATTCGTATAATGCTTTTGGAAGTCCATCCAACGGAACTTCTCAAAACTCTTGATGTTGATCCTGAATATGATGGAACCCTTTATGATTTATTTTGCTGCGTCGTTAACATAGACGATACAGAAGTTTTCCAGAAGTTTTCTGATGAAACAGTCCATAGgttctttgaaaaagtgTACGAGAATGAATTTGGAACTATGGGGTGGGATAATTTTACCAAACGAAAAACcagttttgaagaatatgtAGATTcgagattgaaaatggagaaatcagccaaatttattgaaaacaacatTGAACTTTACAGTAaattgatttatcaaaaagaatccaaaataGTCAACTCATTTATTCAGGATGATATTGACGATTTCAGCTACTATATGAATATGTTTGTCAACTTGATGGCCAATATTTCCAGTACTGACATGCAAAAGCATAAAGCCTTGAGCTTCATCGAGGGAAAGAATAGAAAAAGGAataaagttgttgatgttttatcaaatgatAACTATGCTATATTTGATATTACTGATATACAAAAAACGACCAGCAGTACAGAAAACTTCTCGATTTTAAATGATGATCTTGAGgattttaattttgttgattccaTCATCGTTActaatgatgattttgatgaaaatagaaCCAGAAGAGTCGTTAGAAACTTATTTGTCAATGATCGTGTTAGTGATATATACAATGTGACACAAATTGTAGGGCTGGATCCTATTGAGTCTATTCTTGTTTTGGGTTCTACGCATATCTATATTGTGGAGGGATATTTTTATAGCaaaaatggtgaaataTGCTGTGATTATGAAGCACCAGAGGAAGAAAGAGATGAGATTGTCAAGATATTGAGAACTGTCAGCTTAAAGGACAATGTTGATACTAATAAGTCTTTAAAACATCTACGAATTCACAAGTCAAGGAGTTGGCCATTATCTACATTAGTGGCTGTTTCTAAAAGGAAATTTTTATTGAGAGATGTttcatttgaattattttttaaagatGGACTTTCAATATTACTATCGTGTGGCGACACGAGTAAGAGAGAAAAATTATTTAATAAGCTATCAAGGATTGTTGGTGGTAAGTTAATCGATAAGAGTTTTGAGGAGGCGTTGAAGCTTTCATcacaacaaaaaatcaaatctaTCACgaacaaagaaaacctTTCCAGTTTCATGGAATCATTAGCCGTTTCCGATGTTTCCAAAAGTGAAATCACtaaaaaatggagaaatagagaaatatcgaattttcaatatttaaTCCTACTTAATACAATATCGGGGAGAACATTCAATGATCTCACACAATATCCGGTTTTCCCCTTTGTTTTGTCCGATTATTCGTCCTCGACTATTGATCTAAGCGATCCTTCCGTTTATAGGGATTTTTCCAAGCCTATGGGTGCACAATCACCAGGTAGGGAACAACAGTTTAGGGATAGATTTGAAGCAACCCAGGAAATGTCACAAGACACTCCTCCATTCCATTATGGTACTCACTATTCTTCCGCCATGATAGTTACCTCATATATGATACGGATGCATCCATTTACAGattcttttttgaaacttcaaGGCGGTAAATTTGACCATCCAGCCAGGTTATTCCACTCGATCAATAAATTGTGGACTAGTGCTTCAAGTGATAACACTACTGATGTCAGAGAATTGATACCGGAATTTTACTATTTCCCCGAATTtttaacaaattcaaacaagTTCAAATTTGGCAATTTACAAGACGGGACTCCTGtagatgatgttgaattaCCACCTTGGAGTGATGGTGACCCGATAAAGTTTGTACGTATAATGCGAGAGGCACTGGAGAGCGATTACGCTAGTGAGCATTTGCCCGAATGGATTGATCTAGTGTTTGGATACAAGCAGCAAGGACCAGAGGCTATAAATGCTACCAATGTTTTCCATTATTTGAGTTATCCAGGAAGTGTTGATTTGACGAAAGTGATGGACGAACATGAGCGTGCAGTGATGATTTCCATTATACATAATTTTGGACAAACGCCAGTGCAAATTTTTAGGAAAAAGCATCCATTAAGAAATAAAGAAGTAAAGCTGGGAAGCAATTTGAAGTATAATTTTCAGGTTGGTTTTAAGAATGTCAGGACCAATGTTGAGAAGAATACTTATAAGGTTGAGAAGTTCGAGCTCGACGAAGAGAATAGTGTGTGGTTTGGAGTGCCACCAAATACGTGGGTTTATAAAAATCTAAAAATCGAAAAGGTTGGGATTAATTCTCTGTTGATCAACGGTAACATCTTTGAAGAGCTTGTCAAGGACGGTGAAATAACCTCAGTCTGCATACTCTCTGCATCGAGATTCAGTATTGGGTGTAATAATGGACTTATTAGGATACTTGAGTTAACAAACGATCCATACAAGTACGTGCTGAACTCACAGAGAGGTCTAATCAAATTAGAGCAGAATAAGGGGAAACCACGAGCTAAGTATGTGTTACTGGAATTGGAAGATTTCTACGGTGGACATTATGGAAATGTCATCAAACAGAAATTCCTCAAGAATGACCAAGTTCTAATAACTTTGGAGCGTGCGGGAGACCATTTAAGCGTTTGGAACACAGGCCGTGGGATTCATTTGATGTGTCAGTTGAACTCGTCGGACGAGAGTATCATTGACTTTGATGTTTATGAAGATGATAGTTTGGTTGTTGGGTTGACTGGGGAGCACTTGTACATCTGGAGATATAATGGCGAACTCATCCGTCAAATATCGATTGATATAAACCCTTCTAACCGGCATTGGGTCCGAATTTGTGAGAACCATAGTGGAAACGATTTTATGAGGGGGCTACTACTGTTGGTTGATGATGGGGTATATTATTTAGATGAGGCTTTCGAGCTAGAAAGAATTGCGGCTTTGCCGGTTGGTGAACATGTAGGGGACGTACGTTTTGGGTTTTCCTTCGAGAGAGGGTTTCGGGTGGTGTATTGTGTTGGaaatgaaatcatcatGGTGGAGTAGGTTATGTGTGATTTCAGTTTTATAATTCTGTAAAGGAGTGTATAAAAGTTTGTTATATAATAAGACTcagttttgaagaaaataaggGTGTTAAATGTTAGCAGAAT
The Pichia kudriavzevii chromosome 2, complete sequence DNA segment above includes these coding regions:
- a CDS encoding uncharacterized protein (PKUD0B09640; similar to Saccharomyces cerevisiae YCR032W (BPH1); ancestral locus Anc_1.144), with translation MNERELVNEFLCLLDFKERNVQSDEFTSMVCKWDVFSDYDETKTLDDIVKYDNRIWECGEIRYMLFYDDNYVKKGMLKLISLFQDEAFLNKNILFKRKMLMIIFQLVRASVINKVRVYSSQLVDAILGNIEKKHDEIIYKISCCLMLEFVELGYDSVQFKRFQSVIQSDEEIMRKLQNIFTDGNYLYNSLVFDSFNQELIMRGLTLKSTTSSFMVSCWVRLSSLCWYKPGDQDHEGYRIFELLHPNGSLFVSYTIDNGELILKTSTEEHSFECFQFQLDKLYNISIAHVCEGKKMTRIDVFLDGNLIQPKVVQNIFNQAISGSFFLPSNLSLDLIVSGPPHSHQVMEISNIYVVESDKYRDWVTCFYALGPNYSGSFADSDVSRFVNSNTLCQSERNIPTNPETSLYNISRLDSKELTLVFNSASTSNSEIVYYVKVEGKLKQLCFKNDAVFIKRGKSILNSLDACGGYIWCLTLVANASTAACLIQALEFLFELLSYYKYFETRFTRSCGYEILAVLLKSKRKFLNTNILELVLKYTGYNDSNPDQSYIRHTVAYKTLILDFDIWQSTSNIQNDNMNQFLLYQISVFSQESQYSAYNRNKLKEMKTAKKVLLNLKKGTFGQILLDTISNTLMIEAKYNHSNEFVRLLLEHVIYSLNREQSSKYQFELGGAVILKIVKSLIESNNKINGALSTKFLFTALQGPSDMREIALDILLNYITSNVSIYLAFVKQGGFYITLYSLRNDFANYKILNKLYGATFGLDFLENEIYTLSELAARTHTKEVRSVKNTYYFTLLTNLMRFGANSMISEDVIRDYVNMLFILKKNDEFTAKFLMNTELINSILFVATTLKKNESSLLEKFLEFLTRLLIDELYTDNEQTLIMMEKMYHDSPNEFSLIMIPLILRKMKTFEHLMNLLFANLNKATRLAKLLIKYLQNKIDVEIDKLEYLQSMENVVLVIPRLTQASESFSALIPIAQILTKEYVKSYLLMFRYYLENLGNLNKDHQSEILKIFGRMFMSNPEILLKNLDSKGFCLLIACFMKLLKLNTSLAANCIRIMLLEVHPTELLKTLDVDPEYDGTLYDLFCCVVNIDDTEVFQKFSDETVHRFFEKVYENEFGTMGWDNFTKRKTSFEEYVDSRLKMEKSAKFIENNIELYSKLIYQKESKIVNSFIQDDIDDFSYYMNMFVNLMANISSTDMQKHKALSFIEGKNRKRNKVVDVLSNDNYAIFDITDIQKTTSSTENFSILNDDLEDFNFVDSIIVTNDDFDENRTRRVVRNLFVNDRVSDIYNVTQIVGLDPIESILVLGSTHIYIVEGYFYSKNGEICCDYEAPEEERDEIVKILRTVSLKDNVDTNKSLKHLRIHKSRSWPLSTLVAVSKRKFLLRDVSFELFFKDGLSILLSCGDTSKREKLFNKLSRIVGGKLIDKSFEEALKLSSQQKIKSITNKENLSSFMESLAVSDVSKSEITKKWRNREISNFQYLILLNTISGRTFNDLTQYPVFPFVLSDYSSSTIDLSDPSVYRDFSKPMGAQSPGREQQFRDRFEATQEMSQDTPPFHYGTHYSSAMIVTSYMIRMHPFTDSFLKLQGGKFDHPARLFHSINKLWTSASSDNTTDVRELIPEFYYFPEFLTNSNKFKFGNLQDGTPVDDVELPPWSDGDPIKFVRIMREALESDYASEHLPEWIDLVFGYKQQGPEAINATNVFHYLSYPGSVDLTKVMDEHERAVMISIIHNFGQTPVQIFRKKHPLRNKEVKLGSNLKYNFQVGFKNVRTNVEKNTYKVEKFELDEENSVWFGVPPNTWVYKNLKIEKVGINSLLINGNIFEELVKDGEITSVCILSASRFSIGCNNGLIRILELTNDPYKYVLNSQRGLIKLEQNKGKPRAKYVLLELEDFYGGHYGNVIKQKFLKNDQVLITLERAGDHLSVWNTGRGIHLMCQLNSSDESIIDFDVYEDDSLVVGLTGEHLYIWRYNGELIRQISIDINPSNRHWVRICENHSGNDFMRGLLLLVDDGVYYLDEAFELERIAALPVGEHVGDVRFGFSFERGFRVVYCVGNEIIMVE